Sequence from the Toxoplasma gondii ME49 chromosome Ib, whole genome shotgun sequence genome:
TTCACTTGATCACTCCCCCCGGGCTGTCCGAAACTCCCACAGTAAGATGCTTGGTTTTAGCGAGAATCTGGCAAACGCTCACTGAAACCTAGCTAAAAAGTGACCAGTGGAGTGGTCACCTACTGTGGCACTGCTGAAGAGCGACTATGAGCTTCAAGCCAAAATAAAGAAACATTCTTGGAAGAAATGAGGATCTGCCACTGTCGATAACAAAATTTTATCGAGAGCACGAAGTTTCAGAGGGAACAGCTCCCAGGCGAGTGGGGCCAGCGATTGCTCTGAAATAGAACCATCCAGAACACCTTCCTCACCAAACTACGTGTTGTGAAGTGACCTCTACCACTAGTCATCTGCTGCATCTACGGCGCAACGACTATCCTCCTGAATTAATTTTCATGTGCACTTACCTGCAAATTTAAAGTCGCCCGTGCAAACAAGGAGCGCTTCGGGTTCCTCGACTACTTGCGCCCCCCCTGGTGGCACCAGTGGTCAACCAGGGGTGCATGCctctcgagaagaaacggcaaGGATGCCTTATTTCGAAAGTGCTACAAAACAAATATCCGTCCGATGGATTTGTATATTTTTGAGTGTACATCGGCGTCGCCGTAACAAATCCACAGCGGAGCTTGTCAGCGAAGAGCTCGCTTTCAACGTCTGCTCGTGACAGCTCGTACGCTCCCTCAGCGCGCCTGTgttgcctctgcctcctcaaCCTAGCTTCGAAGATTCTCAGCTGTGAACGAGGGTTCCTCCGGTCGTGTTTCCTACTTCACAGAAGCGCACCATCCGCTTAACGGGTCACCTGCGTACAACGTGTGACTTCAGCGGGATCGTTGGCCAGTGCGAGTTCCTAACCGTAACGCCGGCAGACGTGCATCCTCGCCTCCCAGAAGCAACAAACCACATCACGCTTGTTGAAAGCATCAATACCAGTGCCACTAATTCCGCATAAATACATGCCATCCCTCTTACAGCTCTCACCTCTCTCACACTCCACTAGTGGCCTGTATAGCAAACACGCTCATCTCGTGTATCCAACGTAGCTCCCTACAAGCACCCTGTCTACCTAAACGTTCTAATCACACTGCCTACCTACCATTGCATTTTACTAACACTGCCTACCTACCTTACCGTTCTACTCACACTGTCTACCTACCACCGCGTTTGACTCACTCCGCCTATCCCAGCGTCCTCCTCAAACTGTCTACCTTTCTACACGTTCCTCGCATATTGTCTTACCACAATTGCGTCCCGCTTCGAGTGACCTTCCCCCGTAAACAACGTGTTCAACTACGTATTTTACGAGGCTAGGCCTCGGTTTGCTCCAGTCGCTCCCCACCCAACCTGGTGTGCGCCACCCAAGAAACTTGCCCCTGTACAGCGTCAGCGCCCACTTCTTTGACGTTTTCTTTGCTAACGTGCCCGTTTGCTAACGTGCCCGTTTCCTAAGCCTTGCCGTGGTGTAGTTACACAGATTGACTTGTAatcctcgcttcttcacgGGACACCGCGACGTCTCTTCGCTGAAAGCTCATGTTCGAGATACGCCATTCTGACAGGTACCAGACATTCGGCGTGATTTACTCTGTGTAGCGTGAATCTGTTACTTCTGCTCAAGCAATGACGACGAAAAGCGTCCTCTAGTGCCCATCCAACATCTGGAACGGCATTATCGCATGGTGCTTCGGATAATAATGCTCACTCTATCAGCGGTCGTGTTCTGCAGTGACCCACCAGACCCAAGGTGATGGATCCTCGGGCAGCTTGTCTGAGACACCTGTAGAGGCTGACATGACAACCGCATGGAATCTTCCACTGTGTACACACACCGATTCTCAGAAAACCAGCACAGGCCGTTGACTTGTACATTGAGAACGCACGCGAAATTTTAACTACGGAGCAATCACACGGACACGCTATCTGGCTCAGGCAACACACACACGCTTGCCAACATACCGACCACCGGTCTGTACTCTTTGGACGGTATCGTTCCCCGGTGGTCTCCGACTCCACAAAGTACGTGCTTCTGTCAGTGATGTTAGCTTATTTCTGGTTCTCAAAGTGAACTGATGGACATAAAAGAAAGGGCCAACACGGCATGGAGTTCTTCAATGGCAGCTCGTCGTCTCGTTTCAAACCGAATTTTCTACACGTCGATAGCCCTCATCTGATGTATTGTCGTTCCTGTCGCGTGTCTTACCACACCCTTTATTTAGAGCTGCGCACTGACTTGGTCCTGAGAAACTGGACGAGTGTGGAGGCGTGCTGGTGAGTGCAAGGCGGGAGGTGTACCGGTGCTGACCGGCCGTGCACTGGCAAAATGACAGAGACAAGCTACTGGTGTGCGCACCTTTCCGTGGCTTGTCTTAAAACCGACCGGTGTGTGTTTCACGCGGAGACTGTAACCACAGTTAACCGTTCCCCTCTTCGAATTGCTCTTGAACTTATGCGGTGATGCCGCTAGAAAGCAGTAGTCACGTGTATTTCCTCGAGTCTGATCGAGAAAGGCAGAATGAAGCTCTTCTTCAAGCTGGTGCTCGCAGGGGTCTCCTCGATCTTTGCTGCCCAGTGCCTCGCTGGTGCGGTCGCCGCACGTGCGGGAATGCCGGAGATCACTAttcgtgaagaagaggaggagctTTTTCCGTCGCTAGATGATGTCCTTGACACTTCCCCATTCCCAGCCAGACTTTGGATGGGCCCCGGTGAGAAGCAAGCCACAGAGAGCCACACTCCGGCGACAATTCCAACGGCGTACAAGTCTACACCGGGACTTTCTGCGACAGTCACGGGAGGCGAGGACGGGTCCGCGAAAATGGTCGGGATGGACGTTGCGAAGAAGCCGGTGAAAGTGtcagtgaagaaggaagaggagaataAAGATGTAGAAGCGAATGAGGATGGGTGGGATTATATTGTCAGCAAGGGCGTACCGGGGAAGATACCTGCCACGGTCATGGACGAGGCAAGAAAGGCCGATGTTGTGGCCGATGGGGAGGCGAAACCTGCTATGAGAGAGGcacaagagaggaggaaacccTGGGAGACACAAGAGGAAAAGATACTTGTTTTGCCAAAGGTGCAGAGGATACTTGCTTTGccaaaggaagagaagaaacacgtTTCGACAGCAAAAGGGGAGGAACCATTTTCCtcaaaggaagaggaaagacatGTATTGCTaaacggcgaggagaggaaacctGTTGTACCAAGAGCAGGGAGGGAGCAGCCTGCTGTTCCGCGgcaggaagaacagaaactTGTTTtgcaaaagacagagaggaaaccagTTTTGCCAGAGGAAGACCAGAAACCGGTTTTACCAGAAACAGGGGCGAAACATGTTTTACCGGAAATAGCGACCAAATCCACTTTGACGCAGAAAGAGGTGACAAAACCCGTTGAAACAAGACAGGACATGAGGGGGACCGCTGGTTCtatggaagagaagaagcctgtTTTGCccggagaagggaagagacatGTCTTGCCAAAAGACGAGACGAAACCTGCATTgacggaggaaaagagaacgaaaccCGTTGAACCAAGAAAGGAGATGGAGAGCCCCGCTCGCCCCatggaagaggagaagcctGTTTTACccggagaaggggagagacatGTTTTGCCaaaggacgagaggaaaccTGCATTGACGGatgaaaagagaacgaaaccCGGTGGACCACGAACGGAGATGGAGAGGCCCGCTGCTGGTTCTATGGAGAAGGACAAGCTTGTTTTGCCcggagaaggggagggaCATGTTTTGCCAAAGCACGAGACGAAACCTGCATTGACGGatgaaaagagaacgaaaccCGGTGGACCACGAACGGAGATGGAGAGGCCCGCTGCTGGTTCtatggagaaggagaagcctgTTTTGCCcggagaaggggagggaCATGTTTTGCCAAAGCACGAGACGAAACCTGCATTGACGGatgaaaagagaacgaaaccCGGTGGACCACGAACGGAGATGGAGAGGCCCGCTGCTGGTTCTATGGAGAAGGACAAGCTTGTTTTGCCcggagaaggggagggaCATGTTTTGCCAAAGCACGAGACGAAACCTGCATTGACGGatgaaaagagaacgaaaccCGGTGGACCACGAACGGAGATGGAGAGGCCCGCTGCTGGTTCTATGGAGAAGGACAAGCTTGTTTTGCCcggagaaggggagggaCATGTTTTGCCAAAGCACGAGACGAAACCTGCATTGACGGatgaaaagagaacgaaaccCGGTGGACCACGAACGGAGATGGAGAGGCCCGCTGCTGGTTCTATGGAGAAGGACAAGCTTGTTTTGCCcggagaaggggagggaCATGTTTTGCCAAAGCACGAGACGAAACCTGCATTGACGGAGGAAGGGAGGACGGAACCCATTGAACCACGAAAGGCGATGGAGAGGCCCGCTGGTGCGATGGAAAAGACGAAGCCTGTTTTGCccggagaaggggagagacatGTATTGCCAAAGGCCGAGACGAAAACTGCATtgacggaggaagagaggacggaaCCCGGTGGACCAAGAATGGCGATGGAGAGGCCCGCTGCTGGTTCtatggaaaagaagaagcctgTTTCACCcggagaaggggagggaCATGTTTTGCCAAAGCACGAGACGAAACCTGCATTGACGGatgaaaagagaacgaaaccCGGTGGACCACGAACGGAGATGGAGAGGCCCGCTGCTGGTTCTATGGAGAAGGACAAGCTTGTTTTGCccggagaaggggagagacatGTTTTGCCAAAGCACGAGAGGAAACCTGCATTGACGGatgaaaagagaacgaaaccCGGTGGACCACCAACGGAGATGGAGAGGCCCGCTGCTGGTTCTATGGAAAAGGACAAGCTTGTTTTGCccggagaaggggagagacatGTTTTGCCAAAGGACGAGACGAAACCTGCATTGActgaggaaaagagaacgaaaccCGGTGGACCACGAACGGAGATGGAGAGGCCCGCTGCTGGTTCTatggaaaaggagaagcctGTTTTGCccggagaaggggagagacacgcTTCGCCAAAGGACGAGATGAAACCTGCATTGACGGatgaaaagagaacgaaaccCGGTGGACCAAGaaaggagatggagaggccCGCTGCTGGTTCtatggagaaggagaagcctgTTTTGCccggagaaggggagagacatGTTTTGCCAAAGGACGAGCAGAAAGCCGCATTGACGCAGAAGGAGGTGACGAATCCCGTTGAACCAAGaaaggagatggagaggccCGCTGCGCCCATAGAAGGGGAGAAGGGTGTTGTGTCaagtgaagaggagaagcctGTTTCGCCaaaggaagcgacgagacgGATTCTGCCAaaggaagggaaagagagtCTTGGTACTCGGAAGGAGGAGGTGAAGCCGATTGTGCGAAGGGCAAAGAGGGGGAGACGGATTGCACaaaaggggaaggagaaacaaatTGCACcgaaggaggggaagaaaccCGCTGTACCAAAGGAGGGTGAGGAAAGACCCGCTGAACCAacggaaggcgaggaaaggccCGTTGGGccaaaggaaggcgaggaaaggccCGTTGGGccaaaggaaggcgaggaaagaccCGTTGTGCCGGACGTAGACAAGGAGAAACCTGTTGTGCctgaaggagacaaggagaaacCTGTTGTGccggaaggagacaaggatCACCCTGCTCTGCCAGAGCAGGATGAGGAGAAACACGCTACATGGGAGAAAGAAATGATCCCTGGTGTGGGAGACAAGACGGAAGCGTCAGTCCTTGATAGTATAGAAAATGCTGTGCAGAAGGTGTTGGAGAATCTTTTGAAGGCTGCCGCTGGCGAGCTTCAGCCTGCAGAGGCCGAAGAGGCAAGACTTCTCGTCGCAGACTTGAAAGCCGTTGTTGACACCGCCGAGCAGGTGCGTGTTGAAGGCGAAGCATTTTTTCGCGCATCTGTTGATTTGTATGAAGCCGTGAAGAATCTGAGAGActctgaagagaaactgCGGCCCCTCACGAAGGGAGAACTGGTCGATGTGGTTCGCCAGTTCCTGGCAACACAGATTTTTGTGCAAGATCGAGCCAGTGCGTTTCTACGGGTTTTCGAACGTCTTGCAGAATTGCTTGCTGCAGAGCAGATGAAGGCGGTGTTTGCAATGGTGGAGGAAGGCGTTTCGTCAAGTGAACGGGTAGCCAGAGTCGCGGGAGAACTCGTGCCGATgatgaagaaagacagggaaCGGCGGTACGGCGACCTGGTGGCTGTCACTTCGTGGTTTATGCGCCGTATGGAACACATATAAGGCATTAGAAAACAGCATTTTGTTCTGGAGAAGGCTCACACACCCTGTAAATGGACGAAACGGTTTCTCGGCATGAGACGCCGTTCGCGGGTAGGTTAAAGGAAGGAAGGTGTGAATGTGTCCATCCGGCGCCTAGTCTGTGTGCGTTCTGCTGACTTTAGTGATGTGAAGGCGATGTGCGAAGTTCCACGCATGTGTCGCGTAAGGGCATTCGAAGAGTGTGACAGTGAGCGGAAGACAAAATTCGCAGAGTATGGCCATGTGCGCCTACGAGGAAACTAGTAGAGTAGGGCCGTGTGGCCGGTGCACCAGAAGGTGAACGCCGAAGCTGGGCAAGCTGCCCGGATAGGAATAATTGTTTTGTCAGTAGATGCCGCCGTTTCCTGTCAAGGTCCGAAGCACAAGAAGTGATGATCACGTTGGATGTGGACAAGCACATAAACAACAGCAAAGGGTGCTTGAGAGCATCTGCCGTGGCAAGTAGTGATTGCGTTGTAAATGTGCAATGGACAGCAGACTTGACGGCTTCACATCCGCGATTTTGGAGACCGCTGTGTCGGTGGCTCTTTCTAAAAAGAAAGTCGCAAAAGCGTAGGCTATAACCTTAGCCACGGCAAGAGGCGAGGGACAGAGCATCCAGTAGAAAAACTGGAGCGAGCGCATATGAGgaatgcgagagagagaacagtaGGTTTCGGAATCGGCAACGGCTTTGGCAGCGGCGAAAGCCAGAAACAATTGAAATTCGATTATTTTCCCAGGGAAACATGGAGAGGTGCAGGTAAATACTCGCGTGAATGGTACGTGAGCAAGCGGGAGCTCCTTGTGGAGCAGACGAGGCCTTGAACGGATATAGGTGTGCTCGAAGGGGAGGAGGGTCTTCCGTGTGGACATTATGTCTTTTCAGTGTTTtttgaagaaggaaacccaGCGCAGTGAGTGGACGATTGACCTATCCGTGGTAGGGTGGAGATGCATCTGTCGACTTCAGTCATGCTCGCTGGTAGTCGTTGTGGAGGAAAGTGAATCGTTCTCGTGCGAATGGTGGTCGCTGTTCCCGAGACACAAAGTTGTCTCGGCTTGCCTTCTTGTGTGCGAACTGTTTAGATAAAAACAGTTAGAATTGAAACGCTTTCATTGCTACGGCGTCGCCCTTGGTGCGGGACGGCTCCCACGCACGGCTGTATTGCACATGAACTttagaagaagaaagtgtgCCTCACTGTTAGTATCGAAAGTAGCTTTTTCCGACGGCGGTTGATCTCCAGGTACCAGGAGGGGAAAGAGTCGCGAGCTGTTGAGTCAGTGACAGGTAGGGGCACGCACGACTTTGGCAAAGCGAAgttgcagacgaagaggaaaaacagagacccCTCCTGCTGAGATTACTGCGTTGCGCGCCGCGCCCTGCGTTGTATTGGCGTTAACGAGTTCCGAAGAACTCGACACAACTTGTATCTTTTATGTGAGGGACTAATTCGCTGGTTACCGTGGGAGTTTTCCACAAAATGCTGTCACACGGAGGCGGCATACGAGCCCCAGACACGTCCTTGAACTGCCTACTTTCCATCCTGCAGGGGAGAGCTTGCGCGAACATTTCCACGCTGATTCCGACTCCACTTTATTTGTGAAGAGATACGGCTAGAGAGAATGTTGTGCGATTTACGTGTAAGCACCGCTCTGTACGGCTGCTGAGCTGTAGAAACGCAGGCCGATACCCCACTTAACTAGAGGCCTCTGTGTCATTGAGGAATCGGATGTGAAGCGATTTATTGATTTCGAAACATCTCTATAGCTGCCTGACTGCTGCAGCAAGAAGTTCCTCCAGCGAATGTAACATCCTTGAAATCGAGAAAGTTCTTTGTCAACTCGTGAAACGACCCAACCCCTCCAGCGTAGCGCCGGATGGTGCAATCGGCCTTTTCAGCTAATTTGGGTACGGCAACTAAGCCAGTGCGTTTGGAAAACAGGGTATGCGTATCAAAACCAAATGTACAAACCGAACCGTGGACAGCTGAAATCTCTCTTTCGTATCCGGAAGTTCCGGAACCTTGTCCTCTGGAGAGACTGGAGTGATTAGGCGGGAACGAGGTGCTTGGCTCGAGTACGCGCTCGGCAAATAGGACACTCCAGCCGGTTCTTTAGCTGCTCTGTCCAGCAACCCTGTaacgcgaggaaaaagcaaaagcATTCGAAGGAGCAAAGTGAGGCGCGCAAACCATTGAGATTACGAAGGAGTTATGGTTTTGGGCTCGTGAGTGTCTCTCAATAACTGGCTGAGTGCTTGTACGATCGCTGACCGGAAACAAGAGACCAACACGGTTGGAATCAAAGGGTGCAGCAAACAGCTTCCTATGAGCGCAGATCAGACCAAGACAACAGCATCTCGAAAGGCAGCTGGCGCACCACAACGTACTGGCGTTGCCGTGAGATCTCCATTATCCCAGACACGAAGGTGGCGGAGAGCGAAAGTCCGCGCCCGTTACGGCAAAGAAACACCACAAATTCGACGGACAAAGGAACCAAAGTGAACTGACAGCGGGGTAGCCTCATGCGTCCAGTGTCCATAAGGCAGTCCTAGACAAGGAAAttcgaagaaggcgaatcCGCGTATGGCACCACGAATGTAGCAGACTGTCTATCGTTTTGCCTCCGCAGCAGAATGGAGCATAGCACGAGACCCGAAAACAGCGTTTTTACCGTGGTTTTTTCGCACCCTGAGGAGACGGTAAAACGGGATTATCTTTTGCTTACCAGGCAGAATTCATGCCCGCAGTTGATATCTTTTGCTTACCAGGCAGAATTCATGCCCGCAGTTGAGAGAACGATGGAGAGGCATGTCGTCTCTGCAAATAAGGCACATGGCAATCTTTCCGTTACACCCTTCACTCGCGGGCTTCACAAGACTTCCTCTCTCAGGCCTCCGCTCCTCGCCGTGCGGCTCCTCCCCTTGGTCCttcgcgtcgccctcgatgcgacttttcttcgtcggccggcgcgtctcgtcttctgcgttctccttttcttcctcggacTCTCCGGCAACGGTGATGAAAACACCGCGCTTCCCAACCACCAGCGACCCAGAGGCTTCCGGCGTTCCAGCCCCGGTTCGCGCTGTCACATGCTCAACtgtttctcccgcttcgctCTTGTTCTGCCCCGGCAACGGTTCTGTCTGATTCTGAGTTTCGAGACTCTGTCGCTGCACAAGTTGCCAGCGCTTCTCCactgacgcatgcagatctcTCTGGTACGCCGCAGGGACAAAGCGAGAAATCACAGTGTCGACAACCTCCTTTTTCGCTTGCAACGTCGAAGGACCTTCCGAGCGCGCGCGCCTGTCCGAGGCCAGGGAggccgcatgcagtttgactggaagcggcagaagcaGATCTTGGAGGCGGCTCACCACCTCTCGGTAGCCTTTCTTGGCTTGCAGGGGCTCTTTGCCGCGGATGCTCCCAagctggcgcatgcagatgcagaaCGTGAAGAACTTGTTCTCCGAGGCCAACCCTCcagctgccttctcttcctccgtaAACAATAGCTGGACCTGGCGAACGAGATCCGCTGCAGCTTtagtttctttttctttcttgctcTGAAACGCCCCGCCGCAAGCGCTCTTCGTGCTTCCGGCCTTCTGTTCCCGTTCCCTCCCAAGCGCAGCCTTCTCCGCGacgccttcgctttctccctggGGCCTCCACTCGCGTTTCGTTTCGTCCGTGATGCGCGCCCAGTCCGACGTCCCCGCGGCCTCTCGTagctcgtcttcctcgttcgaGAAGGCCACAGTACTCGACTGTGCTTCCAGATCTGCAAGCGACAACACACGCTCCGCCTTCCCTTtgtcgcgcttcttcttcccttcctcccGGAAAGGCTTTCTCCCTGTCGACAGCAGGACCGCCTCGCGAGCCCGGCGCCGATCAGCCGCCACTTGCTCGGCACACACTagctctttcgtttcttcgcagtTGCGGCGCTCCCCAAAAGTcacctcttttttctcgaatcCCCAGGCGTCTGCAAAGGACTGCCGGTCAGAAACCGCGCGACCCGAGACAGACGCACTCGACGATCCCTGCACGCACagccgtgtctcctctggccTCCACGCAtgcgagacaggcgaggaggcgTCGGGGGACGAAGGCAAGGGCAACCGGCTGCGGTCTGTCTCCGCATGCGGTGGAGAGTCACCGACATCGGAGACAAAGCAGGAGAGCGCGCCTGCACTTGGGCTTCTATTCATCTTTGCGAGAGCGTGGTGAAGCAGCGCAGCGGGGagactcgagaaaaaagaccgaactcgagaggcgagaaactcCAGAGGCGCCGAGGCCGGCGGCAACTCCAGAGACCGGCGCACCCAGCGAGGCAAGTCCTTCTGCAGGtctggagacgagaagctgcagagacaggcggatAGCCAGAGGCAAGGGCAGCTGATATGGTAAGAAGAAGAGTTGAAGAGCACTCGGAGTAGAGATGCAGACAAAACCATGGGGGAAAGACTGtcgagtggagagaaacatggAGGGAAGTAGAGCAGCAATCACAACAGGAGGACGGAAACGAAGtgcggaaggagaagagacagaaaattGCGTGTACGAGAAACAAAGCCAAAGAGAAACAgtgagaagaagggaagaaaggacaACAGGGTGTGGAGAAacaaaaaagaaggaaagaagagacaacgacgaaaggggagagaggaaaaagatgGCAGGGAAGGAAAGCACAAGAGACCGCTGAAAAAAAGCAACGCACGCGTACAGAGACATCGCGGAGACGTCAGCGGCATGACTATTTCTAGCTTTTTCTGTGGTGTACATACGGCGCGATGGGCGTTTTTTGGTGCAGCTCTTCATTCTGTTTGCCGGATCCAggttcttctgtgtttcctgtAAGCGAGGCGACGGTCCTCTTCCCGTATTTCCTCTCACCGTTTATCCAGAAAAACGACGACCCCAAAGTCCTTCGCATGTCGCACAACGCGCCCCACGGCCTACGAATCCCCAATGATATTCAAACAGGCAAGCGCTTCTATCAATTGGAAGAAGCATATTTGTCTCCACGCGTATACAACGCTACAGCTGATGAAACCACGTACACCCCCCCATGAATACATCCTCTTAGATACACCAAAAACGTATACATGTATCcccctgcatgcaaacatgTACACAGagtgatatatatatatatatatatatatatatatattagatATGCACGCATGTGATTCTATGTGTTCACGAACTGTGTGATTTTCCTCACTAGGATAGATGCATCGTTTTGTAGCGGTTTGTCTCTGGGAAGATGCCAGTCactgaaaacaaagaaaggtCGATGCTCTCTACCTGATTGACAGCGCGCCGCGCCTCCTGATCGTACCACTGTCGTCCATTGATGAGCACAGGTGCGGTGGTTTCGCCCGTTCCTTGTTCTTTTCCTGtccgagaaaaggcgaaactCCCCGCAAACGTAAGTCAAAAGCAAACTGTC
This genomic interval carries:
- a CDS encoding hypothetical protein (encoded by transcript TGME49_209755), with the translated sequence MKLFFKLVLAGVSSIFAAQCLAGAVAARAGMPEITIREEEEELFPSLDDVLDTSPFPARLWMGPGEKQATESHTPATIPTAYKSTPGLSATVTGGEDGSAKMVGMDVAKKPVKVSVKKEEENKDVEANEDGWDYIVSKGVPGKIPATVMDEARKADVVADGEAKPAMREAQERRKPWETQEEKILVLPKVQRILALPKEEKKHVSTAKGEEPFSSKEEERHVLLNGEERKPVVPRAGREQPAVPRQEEQKLVLQKTERKPVLPEEDQKPVLPETGAKHVLPEIATKSTLTQKEVTKPVETRQDMRGTAGSMEEKKPVLPGEGKRHVLPKDETKPALTEEKRTKPVEPRKEMESPARPMEEEKPVLPGEGERHVLPKDERKPALTDEKRTKPGGPRTEMERPAAGSMEKDKLVLPGEGEGHVLPKHETKPALTDEKRTKPGGPRTEMERPAAGSMEKEKPVLPGEGEGHVLPKHETKPALTDEKRTKPGGPRTEMERPAAGSMEKDKLVLPGEGEGHVLPKHETKPALTDEKRTKPGGPRTEMERPAAGSMEKDKLVLPGEGEGHVLPKHETKPALTDEKRTKPGGPRTEMERPAAGSMEKDKLVLPGEGEGHVLPKHETKPALTEEGRTEPIEPRKAMERPAGAMEKTKPVLPGEGERHVLPKAETKTALTEEERTEPGGPRMAMERPAAGSMEKKKPVSPGEGEGHVLPKHETKPALTDEKRTKPGGPRTEMERPAAGSMEKDKLVLPGEGERHVLPKHERKPALTDEKRTKPGGPPTEMERPAAGSMEKDKLVLPGEGERHVLPKDETKPALTEEKRTKPGGPRTEMERPAAGSMEKEKPVLPGEGERHASPKDEMKPALTDEKRTKPGGPRKEMERPAAGSMEKEKPVLPGEGERHVLPKDEQKAALTQKEVTNPVEPRKEMERPAAPIEGEKGVVSSEEEKPVSPKEATRRILPKEGKESLGTRKEEVKPIVRRAKRGRRIAQKGKEKQIAPKEGKKPAVPKEGEERPAEPTEGEERPVGPKEGEERPVGPKEGEERPVVPDVDKEKPVVPEGDKEKPVVPEGDKDHPALPEQDEEKHATWEKEMIPGVGDKTEASVLDSIENAVQKVLENLLKAAAGELQPAEAEEARLLVADLKAVVDTAEQVRVEGEAFFRASVDLYEAVKNLRDSEEKLRPLTKGELVDVVRQFLATQIFVQDRASAFLRVFERLAELLAAEQMKAVFAMVEEGVSSSERVARVAGELVPMMKKDRERRYGDLVAVTSWFMRRMEHI